Proteins encoded by one window of Nocardioides euryhalodurans:
- a CDS encoding ABC transporter ATP-binding protein: MIQTRGLTRRFGEVTAVDDVSFDVPRGLLTGFVGGNGAGKTTTMRMVMGLLGIHGGEVLWDGRAITAADRRRFGYMPEERGLYPKQKIVDQLVYLGELSGLPAGRARRSALSHLERFGLADRAGDRVEKLSLGNQQRVQIIAALMNSPTALILDEPFSGLDPRAVDSMVDLLREETARDTPVLFSSHQLDLVEQLCDRLVVLAAGRVVAQGAVEELRARGPERLRLVTDRDAGWVRDLRGLHVVDVDGPVALLELTGGDGDDVRRTLLQEGLGRGEVRELARVTTPLAEIYREVTA; this comes from the coding sequence ATGATCCAGACACGAGGGCTCACCCGCCGGTTCGGCGAGGTCACGGCGGTCGACGACGTCTCCTTCGACGTCCCGCGTGGCCTGCTGACCGGCTTCGTCGGGGGCAACGGCGCCGGCAAGACCACGACCATGCGGATGGTCATGGGCCTGTTGGGGATCCACGGGGGCGAGGTGCTGTGGGACGGCCGCGCGATCACGGCGGCCGACCGCCGCCGCTTCGGCTACATGCCCGAGGAGCGCGGCCTCTACCCCAAGCAGAAGATCGTCGACCAGCTGGTCTACCTCGGCGAGCTCTCCGGGCTGCCCGCCGGCCGGGCCCGCCGCTCCGCGCTCAGCCACCTCGAACGGTTCGGCCTGGCCGACCGCGCCGGCGACCGCGTCGAGAAGCTGAGCCTGGGCAACCAGCAGCGGGTCCAGATCATCGCCGCTCTCATGAACAGCCCGACCGCGCTCATCCTCGACGAGCCGTTCTCGGGGCTCGATCCCCGTGCCGTCGACTCGATGGTCGACCTGCTGCGCGAGGAGACCGCCCGGGACACCCCCGTCCTCTTCTCCAGCCACCAGCTCGACCTCGTCGAGCAGCTCTGCGACCGGCTGGTCGTGCTCGCCGCCGGCCGGGTGGTCGCCCAGGGCGCGGTGGAGGAGCTCCGGGCCCGCGGGCCCGAACGCCTGCGGCTCGTGACCGATCGCGACGCCGGCTGGGTCCGCGACCTGCGCGGCCTCCACGTGGTCGACGTCGACGGGCCGGTCGCGCTGCTGGAGCTCACCGGCGGCGACGGCGACGACGTACGCCGCACGCTGCTGCAGGAGGGGCTGGGTCGCGGCGAGGTCCGCGAGCTCGCCCGCGTCACCACCCCGCTCGCCGAGATCTACCGGGAGGTCACCGCATGA
- a CDS encoding ABC transporter permease: protein MSTTDTVPDRTTEPTPADRTPPVAERAWLLVARREVLTRLTDKAFLAGTLITILLVVGFVGWQIVSEGDASTYTVAATADAGDTARLLAEEVPGVDEEVRVEVVEVDSDDAGVTALEDEEVDVLLRPGDNGWTLVGRDEVPGDLEAAAASVVRDAALVGNAEQAGTSLAELQQGSELSTTLLEGDAEQQAFAQGMGVALAFLFYMAALGFGYALSGSIVEEKANRIVEIITTKIPVRQLLIGKIAGNTLLAIGQTALIVAVGLVGISFTDYAQYLPALTEGVGWFVAFFLVGFCFIACWWAVAGALASRAEDLQTTATPLSFLMMGVFFGAFLFEGTALTVASYVPPFSCVLMPMRILQGDAAVWEPFAAIAILVAAMGATVVLAERLYRRALLQTQGRVTLKQAWRAAD from the coding sequence ATGAGCACCACCGACACCGTCCCCGACCGCACCACCGAGCCGACGCCGGCGGACCGTACGCCGCCGGTCGCCGAGCGCGCCTGGCTGCTCGTGGCCCGACGCGAGGTGCTCACACGGCTGACCGACAAGGCGTTCCTGGCCGGCACCCTGATCACGATCCTGCTCGTCGTCGGCTTCGTCGGCTGGCAGATCGTGTCCGAGGGGGACGCCTCGACCTACACGGTCGCCGCGACCGCCGACGCCGGTGACACCGCCCGGTTGCTGGCCGAGGAGGTCCCCGGCGTGGACGAGGAGGTCCGGGTCGAGGTGGTCGAGGTCGACTCCGACGACGCGGGCGTCACCGCCCTGGAGGACGAGGAGGTCGACGTGCTGCTCCGGCCGGGCGACAACGGCTGGACCCTGGTGGGACGCGACGAGGTCCCCGGCGACCTGGAGGCCGCTGCCGCGTCGGTCGTCCGCGACGCGGCGCTGGTCGGCAACGCCGAGCAGGCCGGCACCTCGCTGGCCGAGCTGCAGCAGGGCAGCGAGCTCAGCACCACCCTGCTGGAGGGCGACGCCGAGCAGCAGGCCTTCGCGCAGGGGATGGGCGTCGCGCTGGCGTTCCTCTTCTACATGGCGGCGCTCGGCTTCGGCTACGCCCTGTCGGGCAGCATCGTCGAGGAGAAGGCCAACCGGATCGTCGAGATCATCACCACCAAGATCCCGGTCCGGCAGCTGCTGATCGGCAAGATCGCCGGCAACACCCTGCTCGCCATCGGCCAGACCGCCCTGATCGTCGCGGTCGGATTGGTCGGCATCTCCTTCACCGACTACGCCCAGTACCTCCCGGCGCTCACCGAGGGCGTCGGCTGGTTCGTCGCGTTCTTCCTGGTCGGCTTCTGCTTCATCGCCTGCTGGTGGGCGGTCGCCGGAGCACTCGCGAGCCGGGCGGAGGACCTGCAGACCACGGCCACGCCGCTGTCGTTCCTCATGATGGGGGTCTTCTTCGGGGCCTTCCTCTTCGAGGGCACCGCCCTGACGGTCGCGTCGTACGTCCCGCCGTTCTCCTGCGTGCTGATGCCGATGCGGATCCTGCAGGGCGACGCCGCGGTCTGGGAGCCCTTCGCGGCGATCGCGATCCTGGTGGCGGCGATGGGGGCGACCGTGGTGCTCGCGGAGCGGCTCTACCGCCGGGCGCTGCTGCAGACGCAGGGTCGGGTGACGCTCAAGCAGGCGTGGCGCGCGGCGGACTGA
- the fahA gene encoding fumarylacetoacetase: MTDTWVEGAAGSLFDVDNLPWGVFSRGGEDPRVGVRIGDLVLDVAPVAAAEMLDVHHVFEERSLNPLMAEGRQVRASLRTWLTGLLTDETERDLVEPHLVPLADVTLHLPVEVADYVDFYASLDHASNVGRIFRPDAEALLPNWRHLPVGYHGRAGTVVASGTGVVRPQGQRKAPSDQQPTYGPSTRLDIEAELGFVVGSPSVQGDRVSVASFADHVFGLVGLNDWSARDIQAWEYVPLGPFLGKSFATSVSHWVTPLEALDAAWVDLPGQDPTPLPYLAEGGPRGLDIDIEVELNGTVVSRPPYRSMYWSPAQMLAHLTVNGASLRTGDLFASGTVSGPERDQRGSFLELSWGGSEPFDGGRTFLEDGDTVTLRYTAPGTAGGRIALGEVTGTVVPAR, translated from the coding sequence ATGACCGACACCTGGGTGGAGGGCGCCGCCGGCTCCCTCTTCGACGTCGACAACCTGCCGTGGGGGGTCTTCTCCCGGGGCGGGGAGGACCCGCGCGTGGGGGTGCGGATCGGCGACCTCGTCCTCGACGTCGCGCCGGTGGCCGCGGCCGAGATGCTCGACGTCCACCACGTCTTCGAGGAGCGCTCCCTCAACCCGCTGATGGCCGAGGGCCGCCAGGTCCGCGCGTCGCTGCGCACCTGGCTGACCGGGCTGCTCACCGACGAGACCGAGCGCGACCTGGTCGAGCCCCACCTCGTGCCGCTGGCCGACGTCACGCTCCACCTGCCGGTCGAGGTGGCCGACTACGTCGACTTCTACGCCTCACTCGACCACGCCTCGAACGTCGGCCGGATCTTCCGCCCCGACGCCGAGGCACTGCTCCCCAACTGGCGCCACCTGCCGGTCGGCTACCACGGGCGCGCCGGCACGGTCGTGGCCAGCGGGACCGGCGTGGTCCGCCCGCAGGGCCAGCGCAAGGCCCCGAGCGACCAGCAGCCGACGTACGGCCCGTCGACGCGCCTCGACATCGAGGCCGAGCTCGGCTTCGTCGTCGGCTCGCCGAGCGTGCAGGGCGACCGGGTCTCCGTGGCCTCGTTCGCCGACCACGTCTTCGGGCTGGTCGGCCTCAACGACTGGTCGGCCCGCGACATCCAGGCGTGGGAGTACGTCCCGCTCGGACCGTTCCTCGGCAAGTCCTTCGCCACCTCGGTCTCCCACTGGGTCACCCCGCTCGAGGCGCTCGACGCCGCCTGGGTCGACCTGCCCGGCCAGGACCCGACCCCGCTGCCCTACCTCGCCGAGGGAGGCCCGCGGGGGCTCGACATCGACATCGAGGTGGAGCTCAACGGCACCGTCGTCAGCCGGCCGCCGTACCGATCGATGTACTGGTCGCCCGCCCAGATGCTCGCCCACCTGACCGTCAACGGCGCCTCGCTGCGCACCGGCGACCTGTTCGCCTCCGGCACCGTCTCCGGCCCGGAGCGCGACCAGCGCGGCTCGTTCCTCGAGCTCTCGTGGGGCGGCAGCGAGCCCTTCGACGGCGGCCGGACGTTTCTCGAGGACGGCGACACCGTCACCCTCCGCTACACCGCGCCCGGCACCGCCGGCGGCCGGATCGCACTCGGCGAGGTGACCGGGACCGTGGTGCCCGCCCGCTAG
- a CDS encoding MFS transporter, producing MTEQIHDIGRRRAWVIWLVALSVYVLAVFHRSSLGVAGLLAADRFDIDATMLSFFTVLQLVVYAGMQVPVGVLLDRFGSRAMLLSGLVLMTGAQLAFAFVESFPAAVAARAVVGAGDAMIFVSVIRLVASWFLVRQAPLVTQLTGQVGQVGAILAAAPLSWALVTLGWTRAFALASSLGVVLMVAVVLVVKNSPYARGGPTTIKLRQLARQVQTVWGNPGTKLGMWTHFTSQFSMTVFAMLWGFPFLVSAQGLSESTASTLLMLMTVWVIISGLVLSWLVSHRPYYRSWIVLGVVFMMIVPWTAVLLRDTPSPLWLLVVLVCLTATGGPASMVGFDLARSFVPVESSGRANGLVNIGGFSASLLTMALVGVVLDLREPGGMGAYDLDDYRAAMSVQYVFWALGIVQVLRYRRRGIAHLHRVHPGAVESMRRGEPFVHPGFSDREGV from the coding sequence GTGACCGAGCAGATCCACGACATCGGCCGACGCCGGGCGTGGGTGATCTGGCTGGTCGCGCTGTCGGTCTACGTGCTGGCCGTCTTCCACCGCAGCTCCCTGGGCGTCGCCGGGCTGCTGGCCGCCGACCGGTTCGACATCGACGCGACGATGCTGTCGTTCTTCACCGTGCTCCAGCTCGTCGTGTACGCCGGCATGCAGGTGCCCGTCGGCGTGCTGCTCGACCGCTTCGGCTCGCGGGCGATGCTGCTGAGCGGTCTGGTGCTCATGACCGGCGCCCAGCTCGCCTTCGCCTTCGTCGAGTCCTTCCCGGCGGCCGTGGCAGCCCGCGCAGTGGTGGGGGCCGGCGACGCGATGATCTTCGTCAGCGTGATCCGGCTGGTCGCCTCGTGGTTCCTGGTCCGGCAGGCCCCGCTCGTCACGCAGCTGACGGGGCAGGTCGGGCAGGTCGGGGCCATCCTGGCCGCCGCCCCGCTGTCGTGGGCCCTGGTCACGCTCGGCTGGACCCGGGCCTTCGCGCTGGCCTCCTCGCTCGGGGTCGTGCTGATGGTCGCGGTCGTGCTGGTCGTCAAGAACTCGCCGTACGCCCGGGGCGGGCCGACGACGATCAAGCTCCGCCAGCTCGCCCGGCAGGTGCAGACCGTCTGGGGCAATCCGGGAACGAAGCTCGGCATGTGGACGCACTTCACGTCGCAGTTCTCGATGACGGTGTTCGCGATGCTGTGGGGCTTCCCCTTCCTGGTGAGCGCCCAGGGGCTCTCGGAGTCGACGGCGAGCACGCTGCTGATGCTGATGACGGTCTGGGTGATCATCAGCGGGCTGGTGCTGAGCTGGCTGGTCAGCCACCGCCCGTACTACCGCTCGTGGATCGTCCTGGGCGTCGTGTTCATGATGATCGTGCCGTGGACGGCGGTGCTGCTGCGTGACACCCCGTCGCCGCTGTGGCTGCTCGTCGTCCTGGTCTGCCTGACCGCGACCGGCGGTCCCGCCTCGATGGTCGGCTTCGACCTCGCACGCTCGTTCGTGCCGGTCGAGTCGAGCGGGCGCGCCAACGGGCTGGTCAACATCGGTGGCTTCTCGGCCTCGCTGCTGACGATGGCCCTGGTCGGCGTGGTCCTCGACCTGCGCGAGCCCGGCGGGATGGGCGCCTACGACCTCGACGACTACCGCGCTGCCATGTCGGTCCAGTACGTCTTCTGGGCCCTCGGGATCGTGCAGGTGCTGCGCTACCGGCGCCGGGGCATCGCCCACCTGCACCGTGTCCACCCGGGGGCCGTCGAGTCGATGCGCCGCGGCGAGCCGTTCGTGCACCCGGGGTTCAGCGACCGGGAAGGCGTCTGA
- a CDS encoding phosphodiesterase yields MVQFGQYPPPRHVVAHLSDPHLLADGRLQYDVIDTEAGLRLALERVARLDPRPDVLVFTGDLADRAEPAAYAALRAMVEPVAVDLGAEVVWVMGNHDEREAYARGLFDSDDDGCQDRVHDVGGLRVVALDTSVPGYHHGELTDDQLAWLREQLATPAPYGTLLALHHPPIPVPMLRAAEIIELDDQHRLAEVLEGSDVRAILGGHFHLTSWSTFAGIPVSVASASCYTSDPAPLARFISGVDGHQAATMLHLYDDRIVHTVVPLAEVPEVSGFPSDVVAQVEALDPAERRELISRKDSPLNQG; encoded by the coding sequence GTGGTCCAGTTCGGTCAGTACCCACCACCCCGTCACGTCGTCGCGCACCTGAGCGATCCGCACCTGCTCGCCGACGGCCGGCTGCAGTACGACGTCATCGACACCGAGGCCGGCCTCCGGCTCGCCCTCGAGCGGGTGGCGCGCCTCGATCCCCGACCCGACGTGCTGGTCTTCACCGGGGACCTGGCCGACCGGGCCGAGCCGGCGGCGTACGCCGCGCTCCGGGCGATGGTCGAGCCAGTGGCGGTCGACCTCGGCGCCGAGGTGGTGTGGGTGATGGGCAACCACGACGAGCGGGAGGCGTACGCGCGAGGGTTGTTCGACAGCGACGACGACGGCTGCCAGGACCGGGTGCACGACGTCGGCGGGCTGCGGGTCGTCGCGCTCGACACCAGCGTCCCGGGCTACCACCACGGCGAGCTCACCGACGACCAGCTCGCGTGGCTGCGCGAGCAGCTGGCCACCCCGGCGCCGTACGGCACGCTGCTCGCGCTGCACCACCCACCGATCCCGGTGCCGATGCTGCGGGCCGCCGAGATCATCGAGCTCGACGACCAGCACCGGCTCGCCGAGGTTCTCGAGGGGTCCGACGTCCGCGCGATCCTCGGCGGCCACTTCCACCTGACGTCGTGGTCGACCTTCGCCGGCATCCCGGTGTCGGTCGCCTCCGCGAGCTGCTACACCAGCGATCCGGCACCGCTGGCCCGCTTCATCTCCGGGGTCGACGGGCACCAGGCGGCGACGATGCTGCACCTCTACGACGACCGGATCGTCCACACCGTGGTGCCGCTGGCCGAGGTGCCCGAGGTCAGCGGCTTCCCCTCCGACGTGGTCGCTCAGGTCGAGGCGCTGGACCCGGCGGAGCGGCGCGAGCTGATCTCCCGCAAGGACTCCCCGCTCAACCAGGGGTGA
- a CDS encoding PrsW family intramembrane metalloprotease, whose amino-acid sequence MTTLDDARLEQREAIEASGWGAPFRLVQLRNACFWVFALAMVLGTFRMLQFYGAAEAYAVGIGSGVALLLVYAVPWLLLLTHHNRYTSLPASVLLFCFVWGFVPATYWLGLAANTQLLGIYNKVFGHAWTLDFGGGLAAPFTEETAKSLAVVLVIGLAPHLVRSAYDGLILGAFAGLGLQVSEDLLYVYNTTQADFGADQVGSALTVVLQRGGAGLVQHVLFSAVFCAGLVWLLGRDGGKHRLRGALFMVAAMVVHSCWDNLTAYGTAIGGPVGAGLFLPTLVVVELLLLWQVFRLAAPQEREWVRSILAPEVERGVLSEAEVTAIVGTRRDRTGAREPGEGRRAAAHVRDAGLDLAHALAVSRGEEDDEVRHARAEVERLRGGPLQRVTPG is encoded by the coding sequence ATGACCACCCTCGACGACGCCAGGCTCGAGCAACGCGAGGCCATCGAGGCGTCCGGCTGGGGTGCGCCCTTCCGGCTGGTGCAGCTCCGCAACGCCTGCTTCTGGGTGTTCGCCCTGGCGATGGTGCTCGGGACCTTCCGGATGCTGCAGTTCTACGGCGCCGCCGAGGCGTACGCCGTGGGGATCGGCAGCGGCGTCGCCCTGCTGCTGGTCTACGCGGTCCCGTGGCTGCTCCTGCTCACCCACCACAACCGCTACACCTCGCTCCCGGCCTCGGTGCTGCTGTTCTGCTTCGTCTGGGGCTTCGTGCCGGCGACGTACTGGCTGGGGCTCGCGGCGAACACCCAGCTCCTCGGCATCTACAACAAGGTCTTCGGGCACGCATGGACGCTGGACTTCGGCGGTGGGCTCGCGGCGCCGTTCACCGAGGAGACCGCCAAGTCCCTGGCCGTCGTCCTCGTCATCGGGCTCGCTCCCCACCTCGTGCGCAGCGCCTACGACGGCCTGATCCTGGGAGCCTTCGCCGGGCTGGGGCTGCAGGTCTCGGAGGACCTGCTCTACGTCTACAACACGACCCAGGCCGACTTCGGCGCCGACCAGGTCGGCTCCGCCCTGACGGTCGTGCTGCAGCGCGGTGGCGCCGGGCTGGTGCAGCACGTGCTCTTCAGCGCGGTGTTCTGCGCGGGGCTGGTCTGGCTGCTCGGCCGTGACGGCGGGAAGCACCGGCTGCGTGGGGCGCTGTTCATGGTGGCGGCGATGGTGGTCCACAGCTGCTGGGACAACCTGACGGCGTACGGGACCGCGATCGGCGGCCCGGTGGGGGCCGGCCTGTTCCTGCCCACCCTCGTCGTGGTCGAGCTGCTGTTGCTGTGGCAGGTCTTCCGGCTGGCCGCCCCGCAGGAGAGGGAGTGGGTGCGGAGCATCCTCGCGCCCGAGGTCGAGCGAGGTGTGCTGAGCGAGGCGGAGGTGACCGCGATCGTCGGGACGCGCCGCGACCGCACGGGAGCCCGCGAGCCGGGGGAGGGTCGCCGCGCTGCGGCCCACGTCCGTGACGCGGGGCTGGACCTCGCCCACGCGCTGGCGGTCTCCCGTGGCGAGGAGGACGACGAGGTCCGCCACGCGCGGGCCGAGGTGGAGCGGCTCCGGGGCGGCCCGCTGCAGCGGGTCACCCCTGGTTGA
- a CDS encoding Pvc16 family protein, with amino-acid sequence MADHRAIEVACEGLARLLRDAPLPAGQAGSHLSGGVIGAGDVTTGSWPGGAGVLPYRVRVGRTGALESPGGPDARPLPVEVQVVVVCQAEEPGTRLALAGWVMGRLHDHPVLTAEPGEGTGDTVRVVADDPGRTEFLQLWAALGLEGRDVLLLPYVLTGVVLEASPGA; translated from the coding sequence ATGGCTGACCACCGGGCGATCGAGGTGGCGTGCGAGGGGCTGGCCCGCCTCCTGCGCGACGCACCCCTGCCGGCGGGGCAGGCCGGCTCCCACCTCTCCGGCGGCGTGATCGGCGCGGGCGACGTCACCACCGGGTCGTGGCCCGGCGGCGCCGGGGTGCTCCCCTACCGGGTCCGGGTCGGCCGGACGGGCGCCCTGGAGTCGCCAGGCGGGCCGGATGCGCGCCCGCTCCCGGTCGAGGTGCAGGTCGTGGTGGTCTGCCAGGCGGAGGAACCGGGCACCAGGTTGGCGCTGGCAGGCTGGGTGATGGGCAGGCTGCACGACCACCCGGTGCTGACCGCCGAGCCGGGCGAAGGGACCGGAGACACCGTCCGGGTCGTCGCCGACGACCCCGGCCGGACCGAGTTCCTCCAGCTGTGGGCAGCGCTGGGCCTCGAGGGCCGCGACGTCCTGCTGCTGCCGTACGTGCTCACGGGAGTCGTGCTCGAGGCCTCCCCGGGGGCCTGA
- a CDS encoding YajQ family cyclic di-GMP-binding protein — protein MADSSFDIVSKIDRQEVDNALGQTAREVATRFDFKGTGASIEWKGEEAIEITASADDRATAVLDVFKQKLVKRNQSLKILDASEPRQSGQVSKIGIALKEGISSEDAKKIGKLIRDEGPKGVKSQIQGDELRVSSKKRDDLQQVIALVKEQDYDFAVQFTNYR, from the coding sequence ATGGCCGACTCGTCGTTCGACATCGTCAGCAAGATCGACCGCCAGGAGGTCGACAACGCCCTGGGACAGACGGCCCGCGAGGTCGCCACCCGGTTCGACTTCAAGGGCACCGGGGCCTCGATCGAGTGGAAGGGCGAGGAGGCGATCGAGATCACGGCGTCCGCCGACGACCGCGCCACCGCCGTCCTCGACGTCTTCAAGCAGAAGCTGGTCAAGCGCAACCAGAGCCTCAAGATCCTCGACGCCTCCGAGCCGCGGCAGTCAGGGCAGGTCTCGAAGATCGGGATCGCCCTCAAGGAGGGCATCAGCTCCGAGGACGCCAAGAAGATCGGCAAGCTGATCCGCGACGAGGGCCCCAAGGGCGTCAAGTCCCAGATCCAGGGCGACGAGCTGCGCGTCTCGAGCAAGAAGCGTGACGACCTGCAACAGGTCATCGCCCTGGTCAAGGAGCAGGACTACGACTTCGCGGTGCAGTTCACCAACTACCGCTGA